From the genome of Pseudoxanthomonas sp.:
GGTGCGAGTTCATGCGCATGGACCCGCACGCGCGCGCCGGCATGCAGCAGTGCATCGATCTTGCGGCTGGCGACCTCGCCACCACCGATGACCAGGACGTGGCGGCCGCTCAGGTCGGAGAACATGGGGAAAAGTGGCATCTGGACTCCGAGGGACTCGCACGGGTGACATGTTGCATGGCACCATCGAGCGACGTCCACGCCCCGCCTTCGCCAATGCGTGTCTTGCTGGTCAACGATACCGAGAAACCGATCGGCCAGCTGCGCGAAGCGCTTGAGCGTGCCGGTTACGAGGTGTTGGACGAGGTCGCGAACACCGCGGCGCTGCTGCGCGCGGTGCTGGAGTGCCAGCCGGACCTGGTGGTGATCGACGTCGATTCCCCCTCGCGCGACACGCTGGAGCAGTTGGCGATGCTGCACAGCCGTGCGCCGCGTCCGGTGGTCATGTTTTCCGGTGATGGCAATGACCAGCTGATCCGCGCTGCGGTCGGCGCGGGCGTGACCGCCTACGTGATCGATGGGCTTTCACCGGCGCGGCTGGCGCCGGTCGTGCAGGTGGCGCTGGCGCGTTTCGAGCAGGAAAGCGGGATGCGAAGGCGCCTGGACGAGGTGCAGCAGGCCTTGCAGGACCGCAAGCTGACCGAGCGCGCCAAGGGGCTGCTGATGGAAAAACGTGGCCTGTCCGAAGCCGACGCCTACGCCGTGTTGCGCCAGCAGGCCATGAAGCAAGGCCTCAAGCTGGTCGAGGTGGCGCGTCGCATCGTGGCCATGGCCGACTTGCTGGGATGAGGACATGAACGACACCGACCTGACCGTGCTGCGGGTGGCCTACATGCCGCTGATCGACTGCGCGCCGTTGCTGGCGGCCAGCCGGCTCGGCCTGGACCGCGAGCAGGGCCTGCACCTGCAACTGCAGCGCCAGGCCTCCTGGGCCGCGGTGCGTGACCGCCTGCTTTCCGGCGAAGTGGACGCCGCCCATGCGCTGGCAGGCCTGGTCTACGGGATCGAGCTGGGCGTCGCCGGGCCGCGCGCGCCGATGGCGTTGCTGATGACGCTCAACCACAACGGCCAGGCGATCACCCTGGCCCCGCAACTGGCCGACGCCCTCGCCGCCGGGCGTGCCTTGCCCGAGGTGCTGGCCGGGCTGGGCCGGCGCGCGGTGTTCGCGCAGACCTTTCCCACCGGAACCCATGCGCTGTGGCTGTACTACTGGCTGGCGGCTTCGGGCGTGGACCCGATGCGCGACATCGACGTGCTGACGATCCCGCCGCCACAGATGCCGGAGGCGCTGGCCGAGGGCCTGGTCGATGGCTACTGCTCCGGTGAACCGTGGGCGGCAGTGGCCGAGGCGCGGGGCGTCGGACGACGGGTGATCCGCAGTGGTGAGATCTGGCCGGGGCACCCGGAGAAAGTGCTTGCCTGCCGGCGCGACTTCGCCGCGCTGCAGCCGGAGCTGGCCGAGCGTTTGACGGCCTGCGTGCTTGCCGCCTGCCGCTGGCTCGATGCTGATCCGGCCAACCGGGCGCGCTGCGCGCAGTGGCTGGCCGAGCCCGATGTGATCGGCTTGCCGGTCGCGCAGCTGGAGGCGTGCCTGCAATACGACGCCGCCGATCCGGCGGCATTGGCTTTCCACCGCGGCGGCACGGTGAACATGCCGTGGCTGTCCGATGGGGAATGGTTCCTGTCGCAGGTGCTGCGCTGGGGCTGGTGCGGATCGCTGCCGGAACAGGAAGCCTTGCTGCGCGACATCCATCGGTTGGACAGCTACCGCCATGCGGCGGCGCGGGTCGGGGTCGCGGTGCCTGCCGAGGTGCGGCGCACGGTGCGGCTGTTCGATCAGGGCAGCGGCGATTGAGCCGTTTCCCAGCGTAGGAATGGCGAAATTTCCGTGCCTCCAGGATCGCGGGGCGCTGCTCCGTATGTGTGGTCCAGTCAGCATCCGAGCGGGAGCGCGCTGCCTGTCAGGCTGCGATCGGAGGAACGAGACACACTTCAATGTTGCAATTGCATTGCACAAGTGTGGTGCGCGTTGCACGAATACGGGGAGTGGTTGGTGCGGGGGCGAGTGATTGCCTGGCGCGGTCTTGGCATCTTATTTCTTCTGGATCAATGGCTTGAATTCGTGTTACCCAAGGATGAAGGACTTGGCACGCTGATTGCTTGAGCATTTCCCGCGGGAGCAACGGCGTTCCTGCACACAACTCGATTCGACGCACTGGGCCAACGGCGGTCCGAGGCGTCCAGGACAACGGCGTCCTTCCGGTGAAAACCGGAAGGGCGCTTTTTTTTCGCCAAAGCTCACCCGGAGATGCATGCATGAATCGCTCTTTCTGG
Proteins encoded in this window:
- a CDS encoding ANTAR domain-containing protein, which codes for MRVLLVNDTEKPIGQLREALERAGYEVLDEVANTAALLRAVLECQPDLVVIDVDSPSRDTLEQLAMLHSRAPRPVVMFSGDGNDQLIRAAVGAGVTAYVIDGLSPARLAPVVQVALARFEQESGMRRRLDEVQQALQDRKLTERAKGLLMEKRGLSEADAYAVLRQQAMKQGLKLVEVARRIVAMADLLG
- a CDS encoding CmpA/NrtA family ABC transporter substrate-binding protein, coding for MNDTDLTVLRVAYMPLIDCAPLLAASRLGLDREQGLHLQLQRQASWAAVRDRLLSGEVDAAHALAGLVYGIELGVAGPRAPMALLMTLNHNGQAITLAPQLADALAAGRALPEVLAGLGRRAVFAQTFPTGTHALWLYYWLAASGVDPMRDIDVLTIPPPQMPEALAEGLVDGYCSGEPWAAVAEARGVGRRVIRSGEIWPGHPEKVLACRRDFAALQPELAERLTACVLAACRWLDADPANRARCAQWLAEPDVIGLPVAQLEACLQYDAADPAALAFHRGGTVNMPWLSDGEWFLSQVLRWGWCGSLPEQEALLRDIHRLDSYRHAAARVGVAVPAEVRRTVRLFDQGSGD